The Klebsiella aerogenes KCTC 2190 region GGCCGGCGACCAGCTGCCGCCGAGATAAGAAAACACCGAACAGATATTAATAATCTTACCGCTTCGCCGCGGAACCATAATTTTCGCGGCTTCGTGGCTGAGCTCGAACGCTGCGGTCAGGTTAGTCTCGATCATCGGATCCCAGTCTGTTCGCCCAAAGCGCAGCACCTTATTCAACTGACAAATACCGGCATTGTTCACCAGAATATCAACGGTACCGAAACGTTCGCAGCAGGCGGCGATAATCCGCTGCGGCATACCGCCATCGGTGATATCCGCCAGCATGAATTCCAGCTCAACGCCCTGCTGTTCGATAAGTTTGCGGGTTTGCGTGTGTTCTTCGCGCAGAGCGGGAACAAACAGATTCGCGCCGGCGGTCGCCAGAGCAACGGCAAAAGCCTGC contains the following coding sequences:
- a CDS encoding SDR family oxidoreductase, encoding MQPIDPSTAFSMDFFSLKGKTAIVTGGNSGLGQAFAVALATAGANLFVPALREEHTQTRKLIEQQGVELEFMLADITDGGMPQRIIAACCERFGTVDILVNNAGICQLNKVLRFGRTDWDPMIETNLTAAFELSHEAAKIMVPRRSGKIINICSVFSYLGGSWSPAYAATKHALAGLTKAYCDELGPHNIQVNGIAPGYYETAMTAITRSIPKENRRVLAHIPAGRWGEAQDLMGAVVFLASRASDYVNGHILAVDGGYLVR